A region from the Wansuia hejianensis genome encodes:
- a CDS encoding HNH endonuclease signature motif containing protein: MQVSKISDTIQEFAGERFYLCGLYFQRKGKRLHREVWKYHRGEIPKGFHVHHKDGDRSNNQIENLLLVEKSEHLSMHMTPEKKERSRKSIYKAIQAAPAWHKSEEGRKWHSMRGKLNRIVAKPRVYHCSFCEKEFSTIYHYGEGRNHFCSNNCKAAYRRRRIKLESNKG; the protein is encoded by the coding sequence ATGCAGGTAAGTAAAATATCAGACACAATTCAAGAGTTCGCAGGCGAACGCTTTTACCTTTGTGGGCTTTATTTTCAACGCAAAGGGAAACGCCTGCATCGGGAAGTATGGAAATATCACAGGGGAGAGATACCGAAAGGATTTCATGTTCACCATAAGGACGGTGACCGGAGCAATAATCAGATTGAGAATCTGCTACTGGTGGAAAAGAGCGAACATTTGTCCATGCATATGACGCCGGAGAAAAAAGAACGATCAAGAAAAAGCATATACAAAGCGATACAAGCAGCCCCAGCCTGGCATAAAAGCGAAGAGGGTAGGAAATGGCATTCCATGCGTGGGAAATTAAACCGAATCGTTGCAAAGCCAAGAGTCTATCACTGCTCTTTTTGCGAGAAGGAGTTTTCGACGATCTACCATTACGGGGAAGGAAGAAATCATTTTTGCAGTAATAATTGCAAGGCTGCGTATCGGAGGAGGAGAATCAAACTTGAAAGTAATAAAGGTTGA
- a CDS encoding portal protein: MSKKKETRETAGTSKGTASSPLRQQISRAQGDALGPKRDDPGPGGMPGFVPYEQPQTPPAVGVDELRRAREILRRYKDGKKMLEEKIVRNEKWFKMRHWDLLKTEETLDDPKPASGWLFNCIISKHADFMDSYPSASILPREIGDQEEAQKLSSILPVVLEQNEFEAVYSEEVWYKLKHGTGVFGVFWDGSKLGGLGDISIRPLDLLNLFWQPGVTDIQKSEHFFSVELVDNDRLEEQYPHLRGKLHKDTDTLLKKYWYDENISTTGKSAVIDWYYHKTIDGKRTLQYCKFVDEEVLYATENDTEVETTVQAEGVYDERGNPALDEHGQYQVRYVERPSAPSMRTKGWYDHGMYPFVFDALFPEAGMPVGFGFVDVCKNAQTSIDIYNNAFEKNVQFTANPRYLTRNDGGMNETEFADPNALLVHTDGNLSQDSLVPITPPTLVNSNYIAILNQKIDELKETAGNRDTTNGGTASGVTAASAIAAMQEQSGKTSRDQIKTTYRAYEQVVTLAIELIRQFYDLPREFRITGQQGQEEFVSYSNAGLQPKHQGVEFGQDMGYRLPVFDIRVEAQKESAYSQLSQNELALQFYGNGMFNPQYADQALVALDMMEFTGKQQVVQKVQRNGGMYQQMLLMQQQMLQMAETIDSLTGGQTRMAEEMAKGINRGIQEGQARTQGGETKTAGGENAVMTNARQRASQTATPR; encoded by the coding sequence ATGAGCAAAAAGAAGGAGACAAGAGAAACAGCCGGCACATCCAAAGGGACAGCCTCCAGCCCTCTCAGGCAGCAGATCTCCCGTGCACAGGGAGATGCTCTCGGCCCGAAGAGAGACGATCCGGGCCCCGGAGGGATGCCGGGTTTTGTGCCGTATGAGCAGCCGCAGACGCCTCCCGCCGTTGGGGTGGATGAGCTTCGGAGGGCGCGGGAGATACTAAGACGCTACAAGGACGGAAAAAAGATGCTGGAGGAGAAGATCGTCCGCAACGAAAAGTGGTTTAAGATGCGTCACTGGGATTTACTAAAGACCGAGGAAACCTTAGACGATCCCAAGCCGGCTTCCGGGTGGCTGTTTAATTGCATCATCAGCAAGCACGCGGACTTTATGGATTCTTATCCTTCGGCAAGCATCCTGCCCCGGGAGATCGGGGATCAAGAGGAGGCACAAAAGCTCTCCTCCATCCTTCCGGTGGTCTTGGAGCAGAATGAGTTTGAGGCGGTCTACTCGGAGGAGGTGTGGTATAAGCTAAAGCACGGGACCGGAGTGTTCGGGGTGTTCTGGGATGGAAGCAAGCTGGGAGGTTTAGGGGACATCAGCATCCGGCCCTTAGATCTTTTAAACCTGTTCTGGCAGCCGGGCGTGACTGACATCCAGAAAAGCGAACACTTTTTTTCCGTGGAACTGGTGGACAATGACCGTTTAGAGGAGCAGTACCCCCACCTGAGGGGGAAGCTTCACAAGGATACGGATACGCTGCTGAAGAAATACTGGTACGACGAAAACATTTCCACCACGGGGAAGTCGGCGGTGATCGACTGGTATTACCACAAAACAATCGATGGGAAGCGCACCCTGCAGTATTGCAAGTTTGTGGATGAAGAGGTGCTGTACGCGACAGAGAATGATACGGAAGTGGAAACCACGGTGCAGGCGGAGGGCGTGTACGATGAACGCGGGAACCCGGCTTTGGATGAACACGGGCAGTACCAGGTTCGCTATGTGGAGCGCCCATCCGCGCCCAGCATGCGGACAAAGGGCTGGTATGACCATGGGATGTACCCGTTCGTGTTTGACGCCTTGTTTCCGGAAGCGGGCATGCCGGTGGGTTTTGGGTTTGTGGACGTCTGCAAAAACGCCCAGACCTCCATTGACATCTACAACAACGCATTCGAGAAAAACGTGCAGTTCACCGCCAACCCAAGGTATTTAACGAGGAACGACGGTGGCATGAATGAAACGGAGTTTGCCGATCCAAACGCGCTGTTAGTCCATACGGACGGGAATCTAAGCCAGGACAGCCTGGTGCCGATTACGCCGCCCACCCTGGTGAACAGCAACTACATTGCCATTTTAAACCAGAAGATTGACGAGCTCAAAGAGACAGCCGGGAACCGGGACACCACCAACGGGGGCACGGCAAGCGGTGTGACGGCGGCCTCAGCCATCGCCGCCATGCAGGAGCAGTCCGGAAAAACCAGCCGGGACCAGATCAAGACTACCTACCGGGCCTATGAACAGGTGGTCACACTGGCCATTGAGCTGATCCGTCAGTTTTATGATCTGCCAAGAGAGTTTCGGATCACCGGGCAGCAGGGGCAGGAGGAATTTGTCTCCTACAGCAACGCCGGCCTGCAGCCGAAGCACCAGGGCGTGGAATTCGGGCAGGATATGGGATACCGGCTGCCGGTCTTCGATATCCGGGTGGAGGCACAGAAGGAAAGCGCCTATTCCCAGCTCTCTCAGAATGAGCTGGCCCTGCAGTTTTATGGGAACGGCATGTTTAACCCCCAGTACGCGGACCAGGCCCTGGTGGCTTTGGACATGATGGAGTTTACGGGAAAACAGCAGGTGGTACAGAAGGTGCAAAGAAACGGAGGGATGTACCAGCAGATGCTCCTGATGCAGCAGCAGATGCTCCAGATGGCGGAAACCATTGATTCCTTAACCGGAGGCCAGACCCGGATGGCGGAAGAAATGGCAAAAGGGATCAACCGGGGGATTCAGGAAGGGCAGGCCCGTACGCAGGGCGGCGAAACAAAAACGGCAGGAGGGGAGAATGCCGTCATGACAAACGCCAGGCAGCGGGCTTCCCAGACGGCGACTCCGCGGTGA
- a CDS encoding ribosomal-processing cysteine protease Prp has product MIVVTYEKSRESCSLRVEGHAGYAARGSDIVCAAASILFYTLANHLSARKEAEAQVTKRNGDAFLTAKGEEAEKDLALILTGFFLLQESYPEYVRVQKSPITP; this is encoded by the coding sequence GTGATTGTGGTCACCTATGAGAAGAGCCGGGAAAGCTGCAGCCTTCGGGTGGAGGGCCATGCCGGGTATGCAGCCAGGGGAAGTGACATCGTCTGCGCCGCCGCCAGCATCCTCTTTTACACCCTGGCAAACCATCTGTCAGCAAGAAAAGAAGCAGAGGCCCAGGTGACGAAAAGAAACGGGGACGCATTCCTGACGGCGAAGGGAGAAGAGGCCGAAAAAGACCTTGCGCTCATCCTGACTGGCTTCTTTCTTTTGCAGGAGTCTTATCCGGAGTATGTGAGGGTGCAAAAGAGTCCCATCACCCCTTAA